In Robbsia sp. KACC 23696, a single window of DNA contains:
- a CDS encoding nicotinate phosphoribosyltransferase codes for MTTTQADAFSHPGATDAAGDTPPHWRTAGARFADTLSNPILNTDSYKASHFLQYPPGVDAMFSYIESRGGRFERTVFFGLQMLLKEYLCRPITAEMIAQAEAFFLAHGEPFNADGWRYILQRHAGYLPVRIRAVPEGSVVPAHNVLMTIECDDPEVFWLTSYLETMLLRIWYPITVATQSWHLRRLIADYIEKTSDDTAQLPFKLHDFGARGVSSAESAAIGGAAHLVSFMGSDTVLGVLAANHFYHAEMAAYSVPAAEHSTITAWGRDREVDAYRAMLARFGRPGAIVSVVSDSYDLFAALDLWGGELKQAVIDSGATLVVRPDSGDPRTIVLACLRALDASFGATVNSKGRRVLNHVRLLQGDGINAQSIEAILADLDAAGYAVDNLVFGMGGALLQQVNRDTQRFAMKCSAVRIARDGEPPQWQGVSKDPATDVGKRSKAGRLTLLRHRQTGEYRTVTLPLASEHQQAVDAGTWEDALLSVFETGRLLIDDTFDAIRARAATPPR; via the coding sequence ATGACCACGACGCAAGCAGACGCATTTTCCCATCCAGGCGCAACCGATGCGGCAGGCGATACGCCGCCCCATTGGCGGACGGCAGGCGCGCGCTTTGCCGATACGCTGTCGAATCCGATTCTGAACACGGACTCGTACAAAGCCTCTCATTTTCTCCAGTACCCGCCCGGCGTCGACGCGATGTTCTCGTATATCGAATCACGCGGCGGCCGTTTCGAGCGCACCGTCTTTTTCGGCTTGCAGATGCTGCTGAAGGAGTATCTGTGCCGACCCATCACCGCGGAGATGATCGCGCAGGCAGAGGCGTTCTTTCTTGCGCATGGGGAGCCGTTCAATGCGGACGGCTGGCGTTATATCCTGCAGCGCCATGCGGGCTATTTACCGGTCCGGATCCGCGCGGTGCCCGAGGGTAGTGTCGTCCCGGCGCATAACGTCTTGATGACGATCGAGTGCGACGACCCGGAGGTATTCTGGCTCACGTCCTATCTGGAGACGATGCTGCTGCGCATCTGGTATCCGATTACCGTTGCGACGCAGAGCTGGCACTTGCGTCGACTGATCGCCGACTATATCGAGAAGACCAGCGACGATACGGCGCAACTGCCGTTCAAGCTGCATGATTTCGGCGCACGAGGCGTCAGCAGTGCCGAGTCCGCCGCGATCGGCGGCGCGGCGCATCTGGTCAGCTTCATGGGCTCGGACACCGTCCTCGGCGTGTTGGCGGCGAACCATTTCTATCACGCCGAGATGGCCGCCTACTCGGTCCCGGCCGCCGAACACAGCACGATCACCGCGTGGGGGCGCGACCGTGAGGTCGACGCCTATCGCGCGATGCTGGCGCGTTTCGGCCGTCCGGGCGCGATCGTTTCGGTCGTGTCGGATTCGTACGATCTGTTCGCCGCGTTGGATCTCTGGGGCGGCGAATTGAAACAGGCGGTGATCGATTCCGGCGCGACGCTGGTGGTGCGTCCGGATTCCGGCGATCCGCGAACGATCGTGCTCGCCTGCCTGCGCGCGCTTGACGCGTCGTTCGGCGCCACGGTCAATAGCAAGGGTCGACGGGTGTTGAATCACGTGCGACTGTTGCAAGGCGACGGCATCAATGCGCAGTCGATCGAAGCGATCCTGGCAGATCTCGATGCGGCCGGCTATGCGGTCGATAATCTGGTTTTCGGTATGGGCGGTGCGCTGCTGCAGCAGGTCAACCGCGACACGCAGCGCTTTGCGATGAAATGCTCGGCGGTGCGGATTGCCCGCGATGGCGAACCGCCTCAATGGCAGGGCGTCAGCAAGGACCCAGCCACCGACGTCGGCAAGCGATCGAAAGCGGGCCGACTGACGCTGTTGCGCCATCGGCAGACCGGGGAGTATCGGACCGTCACGCTACCGCTGGCGTCGGAGCACCAACAGGCGGTGGATGCCGGGACGTGGGAAGACGCACTGCTGTCCGTTTTCGAGACGGGGCGCCTGCTGATCGACGACACCTTCGATGCCATCCGAGCGCGTGCGGCGACTCCCCCGCGATAA
- a CDS encoding efflux RND transporter permease subunit codes for MWIVNVALRRPYTFIVMAIIILLASPLALLRTPVDILPNINIPVVSIIWTYNGLSAENMAARITSANERAITTTVNDIEHIESQSLPGIAVLKVFLQPSANLESAIAQIAAIEQSILKQMPPGATPPAVVSYSASSIPAVQLGLSSSTLSEKDLNDTALNTLRPQLVTIPGASIPFPMGGRTRVIAVDLNPQALLAKGLTPLDVVRAVNAQNLILPTGTAKIGEKEFNIDMNGSPPTISQLNDIPVRTVSGATTYLREVAHVRDGSNPQTNVVRQNGQRGVLIPIMKNGSASTLSVVEALYKLLPQVSATLPADLNITALFDQSIFVKAAVQGVIHETLTAAALTAAMILLFLGNWRSTCIIAVSIPLSILSSLLVLHALGQTINIMTLGGLALAVGILVDDATVTLENIERHLHMGTPLRQAILDGAGEIAVPALVSTMCICIVFVPMFFLAGVAQYLFVPLAEAVVFAMIASYILSRTLVPTLAMLMMRDHVATGHAGDEAGARRRNAFARIHHRFDRGFERMRAGYIVVLSTLLVRRRLFASVFLAGCLASLGLVFTLGQDFFPTVDAGNIRLHMRAPTGTRIEETARITDEVEKRVREIVPADELNTIVDNLGMPYSGINLSYSNAGTIGTLDAEIQIALKHDHRPTAEYMRQLRIDLPKQFPGVEFFFQPADIITQILNFGLPAAIDVQISGNDLHGNFDAAAKLMKQIRDVPGTVDTHIQQRLDAPTLHLEMDRTRLQQLGLSASDVAQNLLVALSGSAQTSPGFWYNARNGVEYNLAVVTPQYRIASVDDLLRTPVTPGAGSTGGAAPSSQLLGNLVHVTPERGFAVVSHYNIRPVMDIFVGVDGRDLGSVASRIDKLVAHARATLPRGSQITVRGQVATMRASYIGLGAGVVMAIVLVYLLIVVNFQSWIDPLIIISALPAALAGIVWMLFLTGTHLSVPALTGAIMTMGVATANSILMVSFAQQRTAAGAPALTAALEAGASRIRPVLMTASAMIIGMVPMALGLGEGAEQNAPLGRAVIGGLLFATVSTLFFVPLLYAGIHDRLARRGTHRHAGGSGPSGPGGPSGGDGSGGPHGSGSGAGQGFRDGYGPTQPGYVAATQSGGTHAL; via the coding sequence ATGTGGATTGTCAATGTAGCGCTGCGCCGGCCATACACGTTCATCGTGATGGCCATCATCATTCTGTTGGCTTCACCGTTGGCCTTGCTGCGGACGCCGGTCGATATTCTCCCGAATATCAATATCCCGGTCGTCAGCATCATCTGGACGTATAACGGGCTGAGCGCGGAAAATATGGCGGCGCGGATCACGTCCGCCAATGAGCGTGCGATCACGACCACCGTCAACGATATCGAGCATATCGAGTCGCAATCGCTGCCAGGCATCGCGGTACTGAAGGTGTTCCTGCAGCCGAGCGCGAATCTCGAATCGGCCATCGCGCAGATCGCCGCCATCGAACAATCGATCCTGAAGCAGATGCCACCGGGTGCGACGCCGCCGGCCGTCGTCAGTTATTCGGCTTCCAGTATCCCAGCAGTGCAGTTGGGCCTGTCCAGCTCCACGCTGTCGGAAAAAGACCTGAACGACACGGCGCTGAACACGCTTCGGCCGCAGTTGGTGACGATCCCGGGCGCCTCGATTCCCTTCCCGATGGGCGGCCGCACCCGCGTGATCGCCGTCGACTTGAACCCGCAAGCCTTGCTGGCAAAGGGGCTGACGCCGCTCGATGTCGTCCGCGCGGTGAATGCGCAGAACCTGATCCTGCCCACCGGCACCGCCAAGATCGGTGAGAAGGAATTCAATATCGATATGAACGGCTCGCCGCCGACCATCTCGCAATTGAACGACATCCCGGTCCGCACCGTGAGCGGTGCGACGACCTATCTGCGAGAAGTCGCCCACGTCCGCGACGGCTCGAACCCGCAGACGAACGTCGTGCGGCAGAACGGTCAGCGCGGCGTCCTGATTCCGATCATGAAGAACGGCAGTGCCTCGACACTGTCCGTGGTCGAAGCGCTCTACAAGCTGCTGCCGCAAGTCAGCGCCACGCTGCCGGCGGATCTCAATATCACCGCCCTGTTCGACCAATCGATCTTCGTCAAGGCCGCCGTCCAGGGCGTGATTCACGAGACGCTGACCGCTGCCGCGTTGACCGCGGCCATGATCTTGCTGTTCCTCGGCAATTGGCGTAGCACCTGCATCATCGCCGTGTCGATTCCGCTATCGATTCTATCGTCGTTGCTGGTGCTGCACGCCCTCGGCCAGACGATCAATATCATGACGCTGGGCGGACTCGCGCTGGCGGTGGGTATCCTGGTCGACGATGCCACGGTGACGTTGGAGAATATCGAGCGCCATCTGCATATGGGCACGCCGTTGCGCCAGGCCATCCTCGACGGCGCCGGCGAAATCGCCGTGCCCGCATTGGTCTCGACGATGTGTATCTGCATCGTGTTCGTGCCGATGTTCTTCCTCGCGGGCGTTGCGCAATATCTGTTCGTGCCGCTGGCCGAAGCCGTCGTGTTCGCGATGATCGCGTCCTACATTCTATCGCGCACCCTGGTGCCGACGTTGGCGATGCTGATGATGCGCGATCACGTCGCGACCGGCCACGCGGGAGACGAGGCGGGTGCACGCCGCAGGAATGCGTTTGCCCGGATTCATCACCGCTTCGATCGGGGTTTCGAAAGAATGCGGGCCGGCTATATCGTCGTCTTGAGTACCTTGCTGGTGCGGCGTCGTTTGTTCGCCTCGGTTTTTCTGGCGGGCTGCCTGGCTTCCCTGGGACTCGTTTTCACCTTGGGGCAGGACTTCTTCCCGACGGTCGATGCCGGCAATATCCGCTTGCATATGCGCGCGCCTACCGGTACGCGGATCGAGGAAACCGCGCGGATCACCGACGAAGTCGAGAAGCGCGTGCGCGAGATCGTCCCGGCCGACGAATTGAATACGATCGTCGATAACCTGGGCATGCCCTATAGCGGCATCAATCTCTCGTACAGCAATGCCGGGACCATCGGCACGTTGGATGCCGAGATTCAAATTGCGCTGAAGCACGACCACCGCCCCACCGCCGAGTACATGCGGCAACTGCGAATCGACCTGCCGAAACAGTTCCCCGGCGTCGAATTCTTCTTTCAGCCCGCCGACATCATCACGCAGATTCTGAACTTCGGTTTGCCCGCCGCTATCGATGTGCAGATTTCCGGCAATGACCTGCACGGCAATTTCGATGCGGCGGCCAAGCTGATGAAGCAGATCCGCGACGTGCCGGGTACCGTCGATACGCATATCCAGCAGCGTCTGGACGCGCCCACGCTGCATCTCGAAATGGACCGTACCCGCTTGCAACAGCTCGGACTGAGCGCTTCCGACGTCGCGCAGAATCTGCTGGTGGCGCTCTCGGGCAGCGCGCAGACGTCGCCCGGTTTCTGGTACAACGCGCGGAACGGCGTCGAATATAACCTCGCCGTGGTAACGCCGCAGTATCGGATTGCATCGGTCGACGACTTGCTGCGCACGCCGGTGACGCCGGGTGCCGGCAGCACCGGCGGGGCCGCGCCGAGTTCGCAGCTGCTCGGCAATCTGGTGCACGTGACGCCGGAGCGGGGTTTCGCCGTGGTCAGTCACTACAACATCCGCCCGGTGATGGATATCTTCGTCGGTGTCGACGGGCGCGATCTGGGCAGCGTGGCATCGCGCATCGATAAGCTCGTTGCGCACGCGCGGGCCACGCTGCCGCGCGGCAGCCAGATCACGGTACGCGGCCAGGTGGCGACGATGCGTGCCTCTTATATCGGTCTTGGTGCGGGCGTCGTGATGGCGATCGTGCTGGTCTATCTGCTGATTGTCGTGAATTTCCAGTCCTGGATCGATCCGCTGATCATCATCAGCGCGCTGCCGGCCGCCTTGGCCGGCATCGTCTGGATGCTGTTCCTGACCGGCACGCATCTCAGCGTGCCTGCTTTGACGGGTGCCATCATGACGATGGGGGTGGCCACCGCCAACAGTATCTTGATGGTCTCGTTCGCCCAGCAACGCACCGCTGCCGGGGCGCCTGCCTTGACGGCCGCACTGGAAGCCGGGGCCAGCCGGATCCGGCCGGTCCTGATGACGGCCAGCGCCATGATCATCGGCATGGTGCCGATGGCGCTGGGCCTGGGCGAGGGCGCGGAACAGAACGCGCCGCTGGGCCGCGCCGTGATCGGCGGCCTGCTGTTCGCCACGGTGTCGACCCTGTTCTTCGTGCCATTGCTTTATGCCGGCATCCACGATCGCCTGGCCCGACGCGGCACCCATCGCCACGCGGGCGGTAGCGGACCGAGCGGGCCTGGTGGGCCGAGCGGCGGCGATGGATCCGGTGGCCCGCATGGCTCGGGCTCGGGCGCAGGCCAGGGTTTCCGAGATGGCTATGGACCGACGCAGCCGGGATATGTCGCGGCAACCCAATCTGGCGGCACGCACGCTCTTTGA
- a CDS encoding efflux RND transporter periplasmic adaptor subunit, whose protein sequence is MNEKHHAELAIPAPEPGETRVMPARGPAWRRAKISVAVVLLLMAAGAVRIAIADFQQRRQVADTTVENARQYVHVVSPKRANADGNIRLPGTLRGAVESPIYARATGYLMKRYVDIGARVTQGQLLAELDTPEIDQQLVQALAQRAQTSASLGLAKSSLDRWQKLHERDAVSQQELDERQSTYTQGVANLAAADANVQRLKQLESFKRIVAPFSGVVTQRNVDVGDLVDAGGASGNASRALFALAQTDSLRVYVQVPQAYAQGVQEGQSVAVTQAELPGRKFEGKIAHIAGAIDVATRSLQIEIRLANPDNTLRPGAYVQVALPAPARSEYVIPGNTLLFRAQGPQVAIARADGTVHLQTIVIAQDFGQSMEIESGIGPHDQLILNPSDSIAEGDKIEIAQAKASAKPGSGAAPHTAPAVAPDADSGVATSTAADEAHS, encoded by the coding sequence ATGAATGAAAAACACCATGCCGAGTTGGCGATTCCGGCGCCGGAGCCCGGCGAGACGCGTGTCATGCCGGCACGTGGCCCGGCGTGGCGTCGCGCGAAGATCAGCGTCGCCGTGGTCCTCTTGCTGATGGCCGCCGGCGCGGTGCGCATCGCCATCGCGGATTTCCAGCAACGTCGGCAGGTCGCCGATACGACGGTCGAAAACGCCAGGCAGTATGTGCACGTCGTCAGTCCGAAGCGTGCGAACGCCGACGGCAATATCCGGCTGCCGGGCACTTTGCGTGGTGCGGTCGAGTCGCCGATCTATGCTCGTGCCACCGGGTATCTGATGAAGCGCTACGTCGACATCGGCGCGCGGGTGACGCAAGGTCAGCTGCTCGCCGAACTCGACACGCCGGAAATCGATCAACAATTGGTCCAGGCCCTGGCGCAGCGCGCGCAGACGTCCGCGAGTCTGGGACTTGCAAAAAGCTCGCTGGATCGATGGCAGAAGCTGCACGAGCGCGATGCCGTGTCCCAACAGGAACTCGACGAACGACAAAGCACTTACACGCAGGGTGTGGCGAATCTCGCGGCGGCCGATGCCAACGTCCAGCGTCTAAAACAGTTGGAATCGTTCAAGCGGATCGTCGCCCCGTTCTCCGGAGTGGTGACGCAACGCAACGTCGATGTCGGCGATCTGGTGGATGCGGGCGGCGCGAGTGGCAATGCGTCTCGCGCACTGTTCGCGCTTGCGCAGACCGATAGCTTGCGGGTCTACGTGCAGGTGCCTCAGGCCTACGCACAGGGCGTTCAGGAAGGTCAGTCGGTGGCGGTGACGCAGGCCGAGCTGCCGGGCAGGAAGTTCGAAGGGAAGATCGCCCATATCGCCGGCGCGATCGACGTCGCAACGCGGTCTCTGCAAATCGAGATCCGGCTTGCAAATCCGGACAACACGCTGCGGCCCGGTGCCTACGTGCAAGTAGCCTTGCCGGCCCCGGCCCGGTCCGAATACGTGATTCCCGGCAACACCTTGCTGTTCCGCGCCCAAGGCCCGCAGGTGGCGATCGCCCGCGCCGATGGCACCGTGCATCTGCAGACGATCGTCATCGCGCAGGACTTCGGTCAGTCGATGGAGATCGAAAGTGGCATCGGACCGCATGACCAGTTGATCCTGAACCCGAGCGATTCGATCGCCGAAGGTGACAAGATCGAGATCGCGCAGGCGAAGGCGTCCGCCAAGCCGGGTTCCGGCGCGGCACCGCACACCGCGCCCGCCGTGGCCCCGGACGCCGACTCCGGCGTGGCGACATCGACGGCGGCGGACGAGGCGCACTCGTGA
- a CDS encoding efflux transporter outer membrane subunit: MTAALIGCTLGPDYHRPDVATPAAWRTPAAGASDAVSAVDPTSPEVDAAGRNWAMAVPSHAPLQMDWWGAFGDSTLSDLEGRALSGNATLAAALAHYDQAQATLRSVTAEGLPEVDMGGGVSRARTAEDRPRTNYATATHHTVQNDIKLGPTLNYEVDLFGKIRRDVESATATAQQSQADLANARLVLTTDLANHYFMLRELDAELDVIARSLALQQQALRFVASQHELGAVSGLNLMQQQSQLDTTAVQQTLLQNQRAQYQNAIAALVGVPAPDFTIAPAAVADARFVIPLALPSELLQRRPDIASAERAMAAANAKIGVARAAFFPTLTLSPGIGWEATRFAGLFSAPDLMWTLGASIKQVLFDGGRRTATIDFANAGYRAAQANYRQTVLTAFQQVQDGVTGLATLDEAQQRAGKSVDDARRLLSLAQDRYEGGLVAYLDVIAAQQSLLTNERTATQIRAQRWTTTVGLVKALGGGWSAQELLAVAPAATPPQQLAASSR, encoded by the coding sequence ATGACGGCCGCGCTGATCGGCTGCACGCTCGGCCCCGACTATCATCGGCCGGATGTGGCGACGCCGGCGGCGTGGCGCACGCCGGCCGCCGGCGCATCCGATGCTGTCTCCGCGGTCGATCCGACGTCTCCGGAAGTGGACGCGGCAGGGCGAAATTGGGCGATGGCCGTGCCATCGCATGCACCGCTGCAAATGGACTGGTGGGGGGCATTCGGCGACAGCACGCTGTCGGATCTGGAAGGGCGCGCGCTCAGCGGTAACGCGACGCTGGCGGCGGCGCTCGCCCATTACGATCAGGCGCAGGCCACGCTGCGTAGCGTCACCGCGGAAGGACTGCCCGAAGTCGACATGGGCGGCGGCGTGTCGCGCGCCCGCACCGCTGAAGATCGGCCCCGGACAAATTACGCGACCGCCACCCATCATACGGTTCAGAACGATATCAAGCTGGGTCCGACGCTCAACTATGAAGTCGATCTGTTCGGCAAGATTCGTCGCGATGTGGAAAGCGCGACGGCAACGGCGCAGCAGTCCCAGGCCGATCTCGCCAATGCGCGACTCGTACTGACGACGGATCTGGCGAACCATTACTTCATGCTGCGCGAGTTGGATGCCGAATTGGACGTGATCGCGCGGTCGCTGGCGTTACAGCAGCAGGCCTTGCGTTTCGTCGCGTCCCAGCACGAGCTGGGCGCGGTGTCGGGACTCAATCTGATGCAACAGCAATCGCAATTGGATACGACGGCCGTGCAGCAGACCTTGTTGCAGAATCAGCGTGCCCAGTACCAGAATGCGATCGCCGCGTTGGTCGGCGTGCCGGCACCCGATTTCACGATCGCGCCGGCAGCGGTTGCCGACGCGCGCTTCGTCATCCCGCTGGCGTTGCCGAGCGAGTTGCTGCAACGGCGTCCCGACATCGCATCGGCGGAACGGGCGATGGCTGCCGCGAATGCCAAGATCGGCGTGGCCCGCGCGGCTTTCTTCCCGACGTTGACGCTGAGCCCCGGCATCGGTTGGGAAGCGACGCGTTTTGCCGGGCTGTTCAGTGCGCCGGACTTGATGTGGACGCTCGGTGCATCGATCAAGCAGGTGCTGTTCGATGGCGGGCGTCGCACGGCGACGATCGATTTTGCGAATGCCGGTTATCGGGCGGCGCAAGCGAATTATCGGCAGACCGTGTTGACCGCGTTCCAGCAAGTGCAGGACGGCGTCACCGGGCTCGCAACCTTGGACGAAGCGCAGCAACGCGCCGGAAAGTCTGTCGACGATGCGCGTCGCCTGTTGTCGCTGGCGCAAGACCGTTACGAGGGGGGGCTGGTTGCCTATCTCGACGTCATCGCCGCGCAGCAGTCTTTGCTGACCAATGAGCGGACTGCGACGCAGATTCGTGCACAGCGTTGGACCACCACCGTTGGCCTGGTCAAGGCCCTGGGCGGCGGATGGAGCGCGCAGGAGCTGCTCGCGGTAGCACCGGCGGCAACACCGCCGCAGCAACTTGCCGCATCGTCGCGTTGA
- a CDS encoding heavy metal response regulator transcription factor, with protein MKLLIVEDEHKVVDYLRTGLTEQGWIVDVALDGDEGTHLALEFDYDVIVLDVMLPGRDGFAVLRAIRSRKATPVIMLTARDQIDDRVRGLRGGADDYLTKPFSFLELVERLHALARRTRTQEPTLISIAGLHVDLIGRRATREGSRLDLTSKEFQLLSLLARRQGDILSKTAIAESVWDVNFDSHTNVVETAIKRLRAKLDGPFETKLLHTVRGMGYVLEMRDADDLRH; from the coding sequence ATGAAGCTGTTGATCGTCGAGGACGAGCACAAGGTCGTCGATTATCTCCGGACCGGCCTGACGGAGCAGGGCTGGATTGTGGATGTCGCATTGGATGGTGACGAAGGCACGCATCTCGCGCTGGAGTTCGACTACGACGTGATCGTGCTCGATGTAATGCTGCCGGGCAGGGACGGTTTCGCGGTATTGCGCGCGATTCGAAGCCGCAAGGCAACGCCGGTGATCATGCTGACCGCGCGCGATCAAATCGACGACCGCGTACGCGGCCTGCGCGGCGGCGCCGACGACTACCTGACCAAACCCTTTTCCTTCCTCGAACTGGTCGAACGTCTGCACGCGCTGGCGCGCCGTACCCGCACGCAGGAACCGACGCTGATTTCGATCGCCGGCCTGCATGTCGATCTGATCGGGCGGCGCGCGACACGTGAGGGCAGCCGTCTCGATTTGACGTCGAAGGAGTTCCAGTTGTTGAGCCTGCTGGCGCGGCGGCAAGGCGACATCTTGTCGAAGACCGCGATCGCCGAGTCGGTCTGGGACGTCAATTTCGACAGCCATACGAACGTGGTCGAGACCGCCATCAAGCGCTTACGCGCGAAATTGGATGGCCCATTCGAGACGAAGCTTCTGCATACGGTGCGCGGCATGGGCTATGTACTCGAAATGCGCGACGCCGACGACCTGCGGCACTGA
- a CDS encoding heavy metal sensor histidine kinase — translation MFSALSKVLGRPSISRRLAVMFALMALAIFTLVGGGLMMSLGSQLEISTRQALANQLEVATLTLYHTSTRERWLVARDRLAAMSPDDPTGNHESTHFAVTSADPQYRFNTPITGHVLRTWPAGYQRMAVPGGPNKLVQTVEVPARGQRPALQLQVAVSYAQKARIMDAFGASLRVLYGLGTLIVLVLGYTVARIGLAPLARLTREASTISPHTRSQRLQTAPLPAELSELATSFNGALERLDVSHGRLEAFNADVAHELRTPITILIGQTEVALTRSRSADHLAATLESNLEELSRIRDIVNTMLFLARADQGDRATSLTSVSLAAECRRTLSFLEMTLEDAQMTVALDGDAIASVDTAMFGRALVNLLMNAIQHSTAGETISVSVTAADVDDAAAAHVVVAVANRGAPIPSTTIVHLFDRFYRAEASRTNSRENHGLGLAIVKAVAEMHGGQAWAASRAGVNTFAFSVAMQESNVVG, via the coding sequence ATGTTCTCCGCCCTGTCGAAGGTGCTGGGCCGCCCGTCGATCTCGCGCCGTCTCGCCGTGATGTTCGCGCTGATGGCATTGGCGATTTTCACGTTAGTGGGTGGCGGCTTGATGATGAGCCTGGGGAGCCAGCTCGAGATATCGACGCGCCAGGCATTGGCGAACCAACTCGAGGTGGCGACGCTCACGCTGTATCACACGTCCACCCGGGAGCGCTGGCTGGTCGCCCGTGATCGGCTGGCCGCGATGTCGCCCGACGATCCGACCGGCAATCACGAGAGCACGCATTTCGCCGTCACCAGCGCGGATCCGCAGTATCGATTCAATACCCCGATCACCGGCCACGTGCTTCGCACCTGGCCCGCCGGCTATCAGCGGATGGCCGTACCGGGCGGACCGAACAAGCTGGTTCAGACGGTGGAAGTGCCGGCACGCGGTCAGCGCCCGGCGCTGCAATTGCAAGTGGCCGTCAGCTATGCGCAGAAGGCGCGCATCATGGATGCGTTCGGCGCGTCCTTGCGCGTGCTGTATGGTCTCGGCACCTTGATCGTGCTGGTGCTGGGCTATACCGTGGCGCGTATCGGGCTTGCACCGCTCGCACGGCTGACGCGCGAAGCCTCGACGATCAGCCCGCATACCCGTTCGCAGCGCCTGCAGACGGCGCCATTGCCGGCTGAATTAAGCGAGCTGGCGACGTCGTTCAACGGTGCGTTGGAGCGTCTGGATGTCTCGCATGGCCGCTTGGAGGCGTTCAACGCCGACGTCGCGCACGAGCTGCGTACACCGATCACGATCCTGATCGGACAGACCGAGGTGGCCTTAACGCGCAGTCGTAGTGCCGATCACCTGGCGGCAACCTTGGAGTCGAACCTGGAAGAACTGAGCCGGATTCGCGATATCGTCAACACGATGTTATTTCTCGCGCGTGCCGATCAGGGAGATCGGGCGACGTCGTTGACGTCGGTCTCGCTGGCGGCGGAATGTCGGCGCACCTTGTCGTTTCTCGAAATGACGCTGGAAGACGCGCAGATGACGGTGGCCCTGGACGGCGATGCCATCGCTTCCGTGGACACCGCGATGTTCGGCCGGGCGCTTGTCAATCTATTGATGAATGCGATCCAGCACTCGACGGCGGGCGAGACGATATCGGTGTCCGTCACGGCCGCCGATGTCGACGACGCGGCGGCCGCGCACGTCGTTGTCGCCGTTGCGAACCGGGGCGCGCCGATCCCCTCGACGACGATCGTGCATCTATTCGATCGCTTCTATCGCGCGGAAGCGTCGCGCACCAACAGCCGCGAAAATCACGGGCTCGGGCTTGCCATCGTCAAGGCCGTTGCCGAGATGCATGGCGGCCAGGCGTGGGCAGCCAGCCGCGCGGGCGTCAACACCTTCGCCTTCTCGGTGGCGATGCAAGAAAGCAACGTCGTCGGCTGA